The region ACAACATGATGCTTTTCTAAAAATTGCGATTCGTCTACCAAAATACAATAGGGTATAAAATCTAACTTTTTGATATAATCATAGACATTTGTTTCATGAAAAATTGGTGTTGCTTCTCGAGATAAGCCAATACGGCTCGATACTTTTCCAAGTCCATCCCGTGTATCAACGCCACTTGTCATCAATACCACCGGTTTATCTTGCTCTTCATAATTATGGGCAACCTTTAAAATTTCAATCGTTTTACCACTATTCATCGCCCCATACTTAAAAAATAACTGTGCCAATCTCTTCCACCAACTTTCATTTTCTACCTATGTAAGTATACTGTAAAAATTTAAAAAAAGCATCCTATTGGGGATAAAAAATCGAAAAGCCCCCCATATTTCCCAAATAATCTTATTCGCTCTACAACATAATTTAGAGGCTCTTATAATATAGATTCAAAACATCATTTTAAAAATTTATAGCCAATAATTTTTATAGACCTCAAACAACCCTATTCTAAAGACTAACTAAAAAACAAACGACTAAAAATCAATTAACCTCTTCTTAGAAATCTAATCTTCTTAGAAAAAAACTATTAGTGATAAATCACTAATAGTTTTTTTTAAGCATTAGGACCTCCATCGCCTTTAAACCAACCTGTTTTAGCATTGATTGTTACTAAATAAATTGGAACATCTTTTGGATTACGTTTACGCAATAAGGGTGAATCGGTGTTAGTAGCATATAAATCATAGTACGCCTCACCGTTAACGATTTCACGTTGACGTAATTCATAACCACCCTCGGTCATATAACCTCGGCTCAGACATTCGTTAATAACTTTTTCTTGAATTCCCGGCGCCCATGACCAATCTCCTTCGATGTTCTTAGCAGCTTCTTGTTCACGATTAGCAGCTTCTTCAGCTTGTTTGGCAACCTCGGCCTCTATTTCAGTTTGTTTAGCCGTCTCTTCAGCATCATACTGTTCATCTAATGCTTCTTTTTGCTGCTGCTCATCTAATATCTGTTGTTCCAACTCAGCTTGCTCGGCAGTTTCTTCTACCAATTGTTGTTCCTCAATTTGTGGACTTGCTATCTCTGAATCCTTTGATTCGTCTTCTTTAGTTGCATTTTCTTTTTCAGCATTTATTTGCTTATCACTTGCTTCTTTAGCCACTTTTTCTTTTTCGGCTTCAGCTTTTTTAGCAGCAGCCTCTTTAGCCATTTTTTCTTTTTCGACTTTAGCTTTTTTAGCAACTGCTTCTTTAGCCGCTTTTTCTTTTTCTACTTTTTCTTTTTCGGCTTTTTCTTTCCTAGCATTTGCTTTTTTAGCTGCCTTTTCTTTTTCTACAGCTGCTTTTTTAGCTGCCTTTTCTTGAAGTTCATTGTCCACTTTAGCCAATTTTTCTGCCAACTGCTTTTTCAATGTGGGATTTATAGCTGTGGATAGTTTTTTTTGAACAGCTGATAGCTCTTTTTTAGTAACCTCTTCTTTAAGATTACCCTCTTGATCAAATAAGGCATCAATCTCTTTTTGAACTTTTCCACTTGTTTCCACTTGCTTATTGGCGACACCAATAGCCAGATTAATCGTCTCATCTAGTGGATCTTTAGGCTGTTCTATCATCTTAGGTAACCTTGGTTTTTCAGAACTTAACGCAACATCTTCCAAGACCTTGTCACCTTTTATAACAGGTTCCTCAAACAATTCATTTACTTCTTTTTGACGATCAAATACTTCCTCAACTTCATCTAAAGTTGCGGTCAATAGATTTTTTTGAGTGTCATCTTCTTTCCCCAATGACTTCACTTCTTTTTTTAAACTAGCTAATTGTTTCGGGGTAAATGAGTCATTTAAAAACAACTTACGTTTATCCAAAAACAAGTTATCCACATCACTTGTCAATTTTGTTAACATCTTGTCATGGGATTTTTGCGCCTCAATCACTTGATTTTCTTGATATTTGGTTACACCATAATACCCGCCACCCATTAGTAAGGCTAATAAAGCTATAACTCCCAATGTTTTTTTCACATTCTTCGATTTTTTAGGTGGCTCTGGCGAGTCTTTCTCTGGCAACTTACTTTCCGTTTTCAACTCTGATTGACTGATGTCTTCTTTTTTACTGCTCGTTGTTTTCATGCCAGCAGCAGAAGCTGCTGCACCAATTCCTGCCACCATCGCCGCTTTTTTATCCGCACTAGTTGCTTCTTCTTTCGCTTCTGTAGAAACTTCTTGATCACTACTAGGAAGTGTTTCTTCTTGTTGCGACGGACTAGAACTAGCTACTTCATCGGCGATAAGTGCCGTATTCGCTGTTGCTTTTGTATCAGTACTAGCTACTTCCACTTTTTCTTTTTTTGAATTAGACTCTTTAGAGTCATTTTTAGCTTTTTGTTGACTTTTTCGATCTTTTTTTAAAACCAATGCTGCATTAATTTCTTCTGCTCCTGGTTGGAAGATATCACAGTTAGGACAGACCTTTTCCTCAGCAGTCACAATATGACCACAATTAGGACACTTTACACCTCTACTCATGCTTATCACATTCCTATTAGTTAATTTTATTTTAAATCACATGCCTTTAATCCGAGCATATCAACCTTCATTTTATCACAAAAAGCCCTTAATTGTTAAGGGCTTTTTGATCTCGATTTTTTTCATTTAAGGTCTTTTTATCATAACTAGTTAAAAGACTATTTATCTTGTAATAACAAACCCTTCAATTTTAAACTCCTCCACGTAACCTTGAGCTTGTTTACCTATGATATTTGCTTTAAAACTAACCTGATCACCTTTCTCTAAGAAAGTTGCCTCTTCATAGTCTGTCGTATTAACACTATAAACTTGGTTATCATCTAAAACAAATTTGATAACAGTCGCATCATTTAAATTCATTGGTGGCGTTAGACGTTTTATCGTCCCCTCAATGGTTTGTTCTTTTGCTTTATCAGTAGCTGAGACATTGCTTGTCTTTTGACTTAGCTTCAGACGGTAACTTTGTAAGGCTTTAGACACCGTGTCTTCCATTGCGATAATATCACTATCCGTTGCATTGACATACGCAATTTTTTTGAAAATACCATTTTTGTCTAACATCGATACAACCCAAGTTGGCACACCATCAATATTATAAAGAAGTGGCATGTTTCCTTCCAATTTCTTTTCTGGATAAACAAGATTGACCAAGTTTAATAAGCCTTCACTATCCATCATATTTTTTTTACTATAATAAGTAATTTCTGCAGTTCTTGCATTAATAAATGAATAGCCAATAGCTGAATCATCTGAACTGGAAGGTGATGTAAAATCAGTAAAATACAACATCTCACCTTTCTCATTAAAGATGGGAGTTACCTGATCTTCTGTCCCATTACTCGTTGCAAGTTTGACGCCTTTTTTGGCTAATTTACTATTCAGCCAACCATTTTCATATTTTCCATAGACACTATTCATCTCAGTTGCCATTTCAGGTGAAATTGGTGCATCAATAAAAGCTGGAACATCTTTTAAATCATAGACTTTAACTTCTCCAATTTCACTATCTAAGACAGCTATTTTCATCTTACGATAATTAGGATTTTCAGAAATCCCACGAGGTTTATAAAGTGTTTGGACATAGTAAGCATGCCCATCATCAGCAATCTCTAGTTGTGGTTCACCAATTGATTTATAGGTAGCTGTAGCAAAATAAATTTTTCGCTCCACATCTTTTAAGAAAAAAGCACTTGGAATATATTTCATCCCACGTTTGACGGGAATAGGCTGCTCGTACACATCGGTTGCTGACATCTGTAGATATCCTTCCGATACGCCACCTTTTAACCATCGCCAAAACCCTTTGAATTCTAAAGGTGCAATATAGACCACTTCATCTTTAACTTTTTGAACCTGTAAACGTCCTAAATTATAAAATTGTTGGTTATCAAACTGATTCATTGATTTCTTCATTTTATTCCTTACCGTTTTAGGTGGAATAGTTACAGGTGTGTCTGCCTTATCAAGCTCCGGTGTATCTGTTCCTTTAACCAAATTCAACGTATCATAAACTTGTTTTTTGCTATAGACTTCATAACCATTAGAAGCAATTAATAAAACTAAACTTGCTAAAATAAGGCCAATAACTTTTTTGCTAGTGGGCCGCTTGATATCGGTCACTAAGTCGTCCCATTCATTGACGAGATAGATAATTCCCACAGCAAGTAATCCTAAAATACCGTTCGTCAATAAATAGTTCAATAATGATTTACTTGGCAATACACACCAAATTACTAACCCATACATAACAATAACAATTAAAAAAAGCCCCACCAATAATTTCCATTGTTTTTTATTTAATTGAAATTTCTTACTAATTAAATACCCACCAACTAAAATTAACGCCATAATATGACTAATCACTAACTGACTTAACATCATTTTCCCCCATTTCTTCTTCTTATTATTGTATCTTAAGTTTGCGATAGGCGCTACTAAACTCGTAACGGATTTATTAAAAACAGTTAAAAATACAAACTTTTTCTTTTCCTCATGAGAAATCATTAAGGATAAATTGCAGTTATTTTTAGACGTGCTATACTAGGACTTGAATTTATATCTGAAAGGGGCTGAGCGCTTGGCCAAACGTCGTTTTTTTTATGGCTACAAACGTGACTTCACACGCTTTTTATCTGCCCACATCTCTAGTATCCAGATGATCGTTCTCTACTATTTACTACTAACGATTTTGTCGTTCTTCTTGTTACGACTAGCGTTTTTTAGAAATCCTGGAGTAGACACCAGCTTACTTGATGATGTCTTTATGGCAATCAGTACTGTTAGTGTAACAGGTCTCAGTACGTTTAATATTAACGAAGTCTTTAACCACCGAGGAGTCGTCCTCTTAGAAATACTATTTCAAGTGGGTGGACTTGGTATTATGATGGTTTCAACTTTCTTTTTTATTGTGACTAGACGAAAAATTTCATTGAAACAACGTCAACTAATTATGACCGACATGAACCAACCTAAATTAAGCGGCATTGTTAGACTAATTAGAACAACTTTAGCTATTCTCTTGTGGATTCAACTTTTATTTGGTGTCATTTTTTCAATTCACTTCTATAGCTCTCATCATCAGGCAAATATTTATGATTCCATTTTCTATGGTTTCTATCAATCTATTTCAGCTGTCACAAACTCAGGTTTTGACGTGACAGGAGGCTCTATTATTCCCTATGCTGATGACCACTTCTTTTTGATTTGCATCATTTTGTTAATTACAGTTGGTGGGATTGGCTTTCCTGTTATTATGGAAATTAAAGAATGGTTATTCTTCAAAAAATCTAAGCACGGCTATCCTTTTCGTTTTTCATTATTCAGTAAACTTGCTATTTGGTCCTTCTTAATTCTTTTTATTTTTGGGACTTTACTCATTTTTGCTTTAGAAAGACAACATTTATTTGCTGATATGTCTAGTAGTCAACAATGGATTTCATCCATGTTTTACTCTATGACTACCCGTAATGCTGGTCTGCAAATCAATGATTTAAATGATTTTCAAACGGCTACCTTATTACTATTTTCGACGCTGATGTTTATCGGGTGCAGCCCTAGTTCAGTTGGAGGGGGTGTTCGAACCACAACAGTGGCAATCATTGTCCTCTATATGTTTTCATTTATTAAAAGTGAAGAAAAAATCAGTATTTTTGGTCGCCGAATTTCAGAAGAAGATATAAAAAAATCAGTCGTTGTGTTTAACTTATCCTTATTAATGTGCTTTTTATCAGTCATTATTTTGGCAGCAACGGAAAAACACTCACTCATTTCTTTAATTGTCGAAGTGACCTCCGCTTTTGGAACAACAGGCCTATCCCTAGGAATTACCCCCGACTTGTCAACAACAGGCAAAATTATTATTGCCTTATTAATGTTTATCGGACGAATCGGAATGCTTTATACCTTAATGCTGTTTGTTCCTAAAGAGATGCAAGACAAAGGTTACATCTACCCAACTGAAAAAATTATTATTGGTTAAACTTAAACCTATTCGATCCTTTGGAAAGAATAGGTTTTTATTAATTATTCAACTCAGCTAGGAAAAATGATTAAAAAATCAAACAAGTTATGGTATGATGAATTGGATAAAATTTAGACTTCAATGAGAGTAAGTAATCAATCATGTTAAATAGGAGGAACAAAATAATGACCGTACGCAGTCAATTAGCTACATTTGTAGGGAAATCAAGTCAATGGTTTCTAAAAAATTTTACAAAAGGTGGTAGCAGTTTACCTGGAAAGTTAGCGCTAAAAATTGATCCTAATATCTTAGATAGCTTAGCCAAAGACTATGAAGTAATTGTTGTAACAGGAACCAATGGTAAAACACTAACAACCGCTTTAACCGTTAATGTATTGAAACAAGAATTTGGAGAAGTTTTGACCAACCCAACCGGAGCCAATATGGCACAAGGTATCGTTTCAACTTTCTTAGGTGCAAAAAAGAAAAAAAATGGTAAAAATTTTGCTGTTTTAGAAATTGATGAGGCTAGCCTGAGCAAAGTAACAGAGTACATCAAACCAGAATTATTTTTATTTACTAATATTTTCCGTGATCAGATGGACCGTTATGGTGAAATCTATACTACCTATAAATTAATTGTCGACGGGGCTGCCAAAGCACCTAAAGCAACAATCTTAACCAACGGTGACTTACCAATTTTCAACTCTGTTGAAACAGTTAATCCTCGTGAATACTACGGATTTAATCATGAAGAAGATCATGAACAAATGGCTCACTACAATACCGATGGTGTATTATGTCCAAATTGCCAACACATTTTGCATTATAAAATGATTACTTATAGTAACTTAGGAAAATATTATTGCCCACATTGTGAGTTCAAACGTCCTAAACTTGATTATCAATTAACTGAACTTGGTGAAATGACGAATACATCGGCTAATTTCACGATTGATGGTCAAGAATATGGCATTGAAGTGGGTGGTTTGTACAATGTCTATAATGCCTTATCTGCTACTGCTATCGGCCGTCATTATGGTGTCTCACCAGAGAAAATTAGAGCTGGATTAGCCTATGATGAAAAAGTATTTGGACGTCAAGAAGTCATTAATGTCGAAGGTAAAAAATGTACTTTAGTACTTGTTAAAAATCCCGTTGGCTTAAATCAAGTCATTGATATGATTGGCTTAGCAAAAGGGCCATTCTCTGTAGTTAGCTTACTGAATGCCAATTATGCAGACGGAATCGATATTAGCTGGATTTGGGATGGAAATTATGAAGGCTTTTCCGAAATGGATGTAACTAATGTAGTTACCGGCGGAGATCGTCGTAAAGATATGACTCTTCGTATGAAAGTTGCAGGTATTCCTGAAGACAAAATAACAGAAGTTGACAGCTTAACATCTGTTATTGATGAAATTAAACAGGCACCATCTGATCAAGTCTTTATCTTAGCGACCTATACAGCTGTCATTCAATTACGCAAAGAATTAGCAAACCAAAGCTATATTAAAGGAGGGATGTAAGATGACACAACTAAAAATCAGAGCGTGCCACCTTTACGGAAACTTACTAAATACCTATGGCGATAATGGCAATATGTTAATGCTAGACTACCATGCAAAACAAATGGGGGTAGAGTTTACAACAGATATTATTAGCATCTATGAAGATTTCTCTGCCGATGATTATGATTTTGTTTTCTTCGGTGGTGGTCAAGACTATGAGCAAACTATCGTTTCTAAAGATCTTCAAACAAAAAAAGAAGAATTAACACGCTACATCGAAGATGATGGTGTTATGCTTGCTATTTGTGGTGGCTATCAAATGTTAGGTCACTACTATATTGGGGCTAATGGTGATAAAATTCAAGGAATTGGTGCCTTAGACCACTATACTCTTAGCCAAGAAAATAACCGTTTCATTGGAGATGTCGAGATTTATAATGCCGAATTTGATGAAACTTATGTTGGTTTTGAAAATCACAATGGAACAACATTCTTAGGTGAAGGTGAAAAACCTTTGGGAGAAATCAAATTAGGTGAAGGAAACAATGGAGAAGATAAAAGTGAAGGCGTTATTTACAAAAATACTTTTGGGAGCTACCTACACGGACCAATTTTAGCTCGTAATGAACACCTATCAATCCGTTTACTTAATATGATTTTAGAAAAAAAATACGGTAAAGATTTTAAAAAAGAATAATTAATTTTAAAGTTGACATAACAATAACCCCCTCACAAATTTAGAAAAACAAATTTGTGAGGGGGTTATTTTAAATGTCGTCATAATTGGCTACTATTGCTGCATATAACGACGTTGGTTCCCCGACTAAAAAATGAATCACTCAATCTTTTCCTACTACTTCTATTCTAAGAAACTAGGGTTGCTCTTACAGAAATATCTCCCTTTCCTACTAAAGGCACCATGTATACAGATAGGACATCATTTTTATTCGCTAAATTATTAAGTGGTAAATGCATTTGTTTTGCCCCTTGTAGATGATAAATAGGCGCGACAATAATCTCTTCCGTTGTTAAATTGATTACGCCTACTGCCCAATGTAAAGATTTGGGACCTGGATTAAGGATATCAATAATAACTTCTTTTGGCTCAAAATCAGTGGCTTGAACAGGGATAAATGGGGGCTCTAACGATTCTTTGTCTAGTAGACCTGTATACATACCTGTGGCAGACTGAGGTGGAAACTCGATCATAGTATCTGTTATAAATGAACTACTAGTCATACTTGCCTCGACTTTTGATGCCGTGGGCATAAATAACCCAAAAGTTACCACTGTTAATAGACTTAAAATAATTTTACCTTTCATACTCTTCACCTGATTTCTATAAGATTTAATAACACGTTCACTATATACCCTTTAACGAACATTGTAAAGGTTTTCATCTGTATTTTTAAAAATATTATACTAAATTGACTAGATTGACTCATACTGATTCACACTATTTTAACCTCATTACTTTTGTATATCTGTTCAAAAAGAAACATCTTTTAAGATGCTGCGTCATCTATACTATCCAGTAGTTTATAATAGGTATAAAGATTTAACTCTAAAAAAAAAGCACCTCCAAACGAAAATTGAGGTACTTAATCATTCTACTAATACTAGCCTAACCTTTTACAATTCATTTGGATTAGGACTTTCATCATCTTCTTCAAAAAACTCTCGAGTAAAGCCTTCACCAATCACACTTTGTGCATCGTTAATAATCACAAAAGCAAGTGGATCAAGATCATTAATAATTTTTTGAATCGGTAATAATTGTGCTCGGCTAATAACGACATACAATAACTTTTTATTGTTTTTTTTATAATAGCCTACGCCATTAAGAACCGTAATCCCACGACCTAGTTTGTCACTAATTTCTGAAGCGATTACTTCATGTTTTTCAGAAATAATCGTTACTGTTTTTTTAGGGTTAAAGCCTTCTAAAATGAAGTCTAAGACTTTAGTAGACACAGC is a window of Vagococcus intermedius DNA encoding:
- a CDS encoding Mur ligase family protein, which produces MTVRSQLATFVGKSSQWFLKNFTKGGSSLPGKLALKIDPNILDSLAKDYEVIVVTGTNGKTLTTALTVNVLKQEFGEVLTNPTGANMAQGIVSTFLGAKKKKNGKNFAVLEIDEASLSKVTEYIKPELFLFTNIFRDQMDRYGEIYTTYKLIVDGAAKAPKATILTNGDLPIFNSVETVNPREYYGFNHEEDHEQMAHYNTDGVLCPNCQHILHYKMITYSNLGKYYCPHCEFKRPKLDYQLTELGEMTNTSANFTIDGQEYGIEVGGLYNVYNALSATAIGRHYGVSPEKIRAGLAYDEKVFGRQEVINVEGKKCTLVLVKNPVGLNQVIDMIGLAKGPFSVVSLLNANYADGIDISWIWDGNYEGFSEMDVTNVVTGGDRRKDMTLRMKVAGIPEDKITEVDSLTSVIDEIKQAPSDQVFILATYTAVIQLRKELANQSYIKGGM
- a CDS encoding DNA-binding protein is translated as MISHEEKKKFVFLTVFNKSVTSLVAPIANLRYNNKKKKWGKMMLSQLVISHIMALILVGGYLISKKFQLNKKQWKLLVGLFLIVIVMYGLVIWCVLPSKSLLNYLLTNGILGLLAVGIIYLVNEWDDLVTDIKRPTSKKVIGLILASLVLLIASNGYEVYSKKQVYDTLNLVKGTDTPELDKADTPVTIPPKTVRNKMKKSMNQFDNQQFYNLGRLQVQKVKDEVVYIAPLEFKGFWRWLKGGVSEGYLQMSATDVYEQPIPVKRGMKYIPSAFFLKDVERKIYFATATYKSIGEPQLEIADDGHAYYVQTLYKPRGISENPNYRKMKIAVLDSEIGEVKVYDLKDVPAFIDAPISPEMATEMNSVYGKYENGWLNSKLAKKGVKLATSNGTEDQVTPIFNEKGEMLYFTDFTSPSSSDDSAIGYSFINARTAEITYYSKKNMMDSEGLLNLVNLVYPEKKLEGNMPLLYNIDGVPTWVVSMLDKNGIFKKIAYVNATDSDIIAMEDTVSKALQSYRLKLSQKTSNVSATDKAKEQTIEGTIKRLTPPMNLNDATVIKFVLDDNQVYSVNTTDYEEATFLEKGDQVSFKANIIGKQAQGYVEEFKIEGFVITR
- a CDS encoding cell division site-positioning protein MapZ family protein, whose translation is MSRGVKCPNCGHIVTAEEKVCPNCDIFQPGAEEINAALVLKKDRKSQQKAKNDSKESNSKKEKVEVASTDTKATANTALIADEVASSSPSQQEETLPSSDQEVSTEAKEEATSADKKAAMVAGIGAAASAAGMKTTSSKKEDISQSELKTESKLPEKDSPEPPKKSKNVKKTLGVIALLALLMGGGYYGVTKYQENQVIEAQKSHDKMLTKLTSDVDNLFLDKRKLFLNDSFTPKQLASLKKEVKSLGKEDDTQKNLLTATLDEVEEVFDRQKEVNELFEEPVIKGDKVLEDVALSSEKPRLPKMIEQPKDPLDETINLAIGVANKQVETSGKVQKEIDALFDQEGNLKEEVTKKELSAVQKKLSTAINPTLKKQLAEKLAKVDNELQEKAAKKAAVEKEKAAKKANARKEKAEKEKVEKEKAAKEAVAKKAKVEKEKMAKEAAAKKAEAEKEKVAKEASDKQINAEKENATKEDESKDSEIASPQIEEQQLVEETAEQAELEQQILDEQQQKEALDEQYDAEETAKQTEIEAEVAKQAEEAANREQEAAKNIEGDWSWAPGIQEKVINECLSRGYMTEGGYELRQREIVNGEAYYDLYATNTDSPLLRKRNPKDVPIYLVTINAKTGWFKGDGGPNA
- a CDS encoding thymidine kinase, whose product is MAQLFFKYGAMNSGKTIEILKVAHNYEEQDKPVVLMTSGVDTRDGLGKVSSRIGLSREATPIFHETNVYDYIKKLDFIPYCILVDESQFLEKHHVVQLAKIVDELEIPVMAFGLKNDFKNDLFEGSKYLLLYADKLEELKTICWFCHKKAIMNLRMNDGQAVYTGEQIQIGGNEAYYPVCRKHYLHPEI
- a CDS encoding TrkH family potassium uptake protein; translated protein: MAKRRFFYGYKRDFTRFLSAHISSIQMIVLYYLLLTILSFFLLRLAFFRNPGVDTSLLDDVFMAISTVSVTGLSTFNINEVFNHRGVVLLEILFQVGGLGIMMVSTFFFIVTRRKISLKQRQLIMTDMNQPKLSGIVRLIRTTLAILLWIQLLFGVIFSIHFYSSHHQANIYDSIFYGFYQSISAVTNSGFDVTGGSIIPYADDHFFLICIILLITVGGIGFPVIMEIKEWLFFKKSKHGYPFRFSLFSKLAIWSFLILFIFGTLLIFALERQHLFADMSSSQQWISSMFYSMTTRNAGLQINDLNDFQTATLLLFSTLMFIGCSPSSVGGGVRTTTVAIIVLYMFSFIKSEEKISIFGRRISEEDIKKSVVVFNLSLLMCFLSVIILAATEKHSLISLIVEVTSAFGTTGLSLGITPDLSTTGKIIIALLMFIGRIGMLYTLMLFVPKEMQDKGYIYPTEKIIIG
- a CDS encoding type 1 glutamine amidotransferase; the encoded protein is MTQLKIRACHLYGNLLNTYGDNGNMLMLDYHAKQMGVEFTTDIISIYEDFSADDYDFVFFGGGQDYEQTIVSKDLQTKKEELTRYIEDDGVMLAICGGYQMLGHYYIGANGDKIQGIGALDHYTLSQENNRFIGDVEIYNAEFDETYVGFENHNGTTFLGEGEKPLGEIKLGEGNNGEDKSEGVIYKNTFGSYLHGPILARNEHLSIRLLNMILEKKYGKDFKKE